The following are encoded in a window of Ruminiclostridium herbifermentans genomic DNA:
- a CDS encoding spermidine synthase codes for MKNRLLLYLTSFFCGMSVMAVELSVSKLLAPYFGTSQIIWTVIIGLIMISMSIGNVLGGRSADKHNSMNRLYVIIWAAALWIAVIPFIGKYVIVGIMGLLALFFPTNLLITGSVISCLVLFSIPLIGLGMVSPYLVKIGVTDTNTDTTGKTVGKIYAMNTIGSIIGTFIPTFVTIPFVGTSKTFLIFAMVLNLICLTYFILIKSKVFRVSISAVIIFALILLPISNSYAFWTDCVVEDESVYNYLQVTEDENAVYLSTNVAFGVQSVYKKDNKLSGFYYDYALMAPQFIKDFDANKKLDLLILGNGTGTYAKQSKKYYPNTSTDAVEIDSKIIELSKKYFNLKDDEANIYETDGRTFLSDKKCGMYDVIMVDAYHDITVPFHMATQEFFTEVSKHLKPGGVIILNINMKSKGDNPINQYLTQTVKSVMNKVYTCDLTNSTNVLLFASNDNNMLSNFEDNINKFESDNPLSNVASYVYDKLQEVTKTELIFTDDVAPVDILGQSLLNDIVKDELQNFKDMVDFENKGFDGIFELLK; via the coding sequence ATGAAAAATAGGCTTCTTTTATACTTAACTTCATTTTTTTGCGGAATGTCTGTTATGGCTGTAGAACTAAGTGTTTCAAAGCTCCTGGCACCATATTTCGGAACTTCTCAGATAATTTGGACAGTTATTATTGGTCTAATAATGATCTCTATGAGTATTGGAAATGTTTTGGGGGGCAGATCTGCAGATAAACATAACAGCATGAATAGATTGTATGTAATTATATGGGCCGCTGCCTTATGGATTGCAGTAATACCCTTTATTGGCAAATACGTCATTGTTGGTATAATGGGCTTACTTGCTCTATTCTTCCCGACAAATTTACTTATTACAGGTTCAGTCATATCCTGTTTGGTTTTATTTTCAATACCTTTAATTGGCTTAGGCATGGTTTCACCTTATTTGGTAAAGATAGGTGTCACCGATACCAATACCGATACTACAGGTAAGACTGTAGGGAAAATATATGCTATGAATACAATAGGAAGTATTATCGGAACTTTTATACCTACCTTTGTAACCATTCCATTTGTTGGTACAAGCAAAACTTTCTTAATTTTTGCAATGGTCTTAAATTTAATCTGCCTTACCTATTTTATATTAATAAAATCAAAGGTTTTTAGAGTTTCAATCAGTGCAGTAATAATTTTTGCCCTTATATTATTGCCTATATCAAATTCATATGCTTTTTGGACAGATTGTGTTGTTGAGGACGAATCTGTATACAATTATTTACAGGTAACTGAAGACGAAAATGCTGTTTATCTTTCAACTAACGTAGCTTTTGGTGTTCAATCTGTTTATAAAAAAGACAATAAGCTATCTGGTTTTTACTATGATTATGCATTAATGGCCCCCCAGTTCATCAAGGATTTTGATGCTAATAAAAAATTAGATTTACTAATTTTAGGCAATGGAACAGGTACATATGCTAAACAGTCAAAAAAATATTATCCAAATACAAGTACAGATGCCGTTGAAATTGATTCTAAAATCATTGAATTATCTAAGAAATATTTTAATTTGAAAGATGATGAAGCCAATATTTATGAAACAGACGGACGAACTTTTCTTTCTGATAAGAAATGCGGAATGTACGATGTTATTATGGTTGATGCGTACCATGACATTACTGTTCCCTTCCATATGGCAACACAAGAATTTTTCACGGAAGTATCCAAGCACCTAAAGCCAGGCGGTGTAATTATTTTGAACATTAATATGAAGTCAAAAGGCGATAACCCTATAAACCAATATCTTACTCAAACTGTAAAGAGTGTTATGAACAAGGTTTACACCTGCGATTTGACCAACAGCACTAATGTTTTGCTATTTGCGTCAAATGATAATAATATGCTAAGTAATTTTGAAGATAATATAAACAAATTTGAATCCGACAACCCTTTATCAAATGTAGCTTCATATGTATATGACAAGCTTCAGGAGGTCACAAAAACAGAGTTAATTTTTACTGATGATGTGGCCCCAGTTGACATATTAGGCCAGAGCCTTTTAAATGATATTGTTAAGGATGAACTTCAAAATTTTAAGGATATGGTTGACTTTGAAAATAAGGGGTTTGATGGGATATTTGAGTTGCTGAAGTAA
- the gltX gene encoding glutamate--tRNA ligase, with protein sequence MHITRTRYAPSPTGYMHIGNLRTALYEYLIAKKDNGKFILRIEDTDQERYVEGAVDVIYKTLKLAGIEHDEGPDVGGDYGPYIQSERKGMYLDYAKKLVELGGAYYCFCTKERLAQLKEEQDSAGHGHRYDRHCLKLSKEEIEQKLANNEPYVIRQKMPDTGSTSFEDAVYGTITVENSELDDQILIKTDGLPTYNFANVIDDHQMAITHVVRGNEYLSSTPKYNLLYQAFGWDIPTYVHVPLILKASGQKLSKRAGDPSFEDLVSMGYLVEAIVNYVVLLGWSPSTNQEIFSLKELEEVFDISGISKAPAIFDINKLTWMNGEYIRKMPVEEFDKLAKPFYEKTLVNKNIDTLKISKLLQVRTEVLTTIPETIDFINELPDYDINMYVHKKSKTTLENSLESLNSAYPILEAISDWNEETIHTALFSHIEALGIKNSLMLWPIRTAISGKAVTPGGAIEIADILGKEETLKRIKIGIEKLKSAIG encoded by the coding sequence ATGCATATTACGAGAACCAGATATGCGCCTAGTCCTACAGGATATATGCATATTGGAAATTTGCGAACTGCATTATATGAATATTTAATTGCAAAAAAGGATAACGGAAAATTTATTTTGAGAATTGAAGACACTGACCAAGAGCGTTATGTTGAAGGCGCTGTTGACGTTATTTACAAAACTCTAAAGCTAGCTGGAATTGAGCACGATGAAGGACCTGACGTTGGAGGAGATTATGGTCCATATATTCAGAGTGAAAGAAAAGGCATGTACCTTGACTATGCAAAAAAGCTGGTTGAACTAGGTGGTGCTTACTACTGCTTCTGTACTAAAGAGAGATTAGCGCAATTAAAAGAGGAACAGGATTCAGCAGGTCATGGCCACAGATATGATCGCCATTGTCTAAAGCTATCTAAAGAAGAAATAGAACAAAAATTAGCCAATAACGAGCCATATGTTATTAGACAAAAAATGCCCGATACTGGTTCCACAAGCTTTGAAGATGCTGTTTATGGCACTATTACCGTAGAAAATAGTGAACTTGACGACCAAATTTTAATTAAAACAGATGGTCTGCCCACATACAATTTCGCAAATGTTATTGATGACCACCAAATGGCTATAACTCATGTAGTAAGAGGAAATGAATACCTTTCCTCTACCCCTAAATACAATCTTTTGTATCAGGCATTTGGTTGGGATATACCAACATATGTTCACGTTCCATTAATCCTCAAGGCATCAGGTCAAAAGCTGAGTAAAAGAGCCGGTGACCCTTCCTTTGAAGATTTAGTTTCAATGGGTTATCTGGTTGAAGCTATAGTAAACTACGTTGTTCTGCTTGGCTGGAGTCCAAGTACAAATCAAGAAATATTCTCTCTAAAAGAGTTAGAAGAGGTTTTTGATATATCAGGTATTAGTAAGGCTCCTGCAATTTTTGATATAAATAAGCTGACTTGGATGAATGGCGAATACATTAGAAAAATGCCTGTTGAAGAGTTTGACAAGCTTGCAAAGCCATTCTATGAAAAGACATTAGTAAATAAAAATATTGATACATTAAAGATAAGTAAATTGTTGCAGGTAAGAACAGAGGTATTGACTACAATTCCTGAAACTATTGATTTTATTAATGAACTGCCCGATTATGATATCAATATGTATGTTCATAAAAAGAGTAAAACCACATTGGAAAACTCACTTGAGAGCTTAAACTCTGCATATCCTATATTGGAAGCAATTAGTGATTGGAATGAAGAAACTATACACACAGCTTTATTTTCCCATATTGAAGCATTAGGAATTAAAAACAGCTTGATGCTTTGGCCTATTAGAACTGCTATATCTGGTAAAGCTGTAACACCAGGAGGAGCTATTGAAATAGCTGATATTTTAGGAAAAGAAGAAACTCTGAAACGAATTAAAATAGGTATTGAAAAACTTAAAAGTGCTATAGGATAG
- the pta gene encoding phosphate acetyltransferase yields MNFLEQIISRAKQDIKTIVLPESNDIRTLKAAAMIQEQGIANIILVGKEEEIQKLGAGLDISKAKIVDQTNFEKMDEYVNTLYELRKAKGMTIEQARAILLENPLYFGIMMVKVGDADGMVAGAINSTANTLRPALQILKTAPGSKLVSAFFVMVVPDCEYGENGVFVYGDSGLVENPNAEELSEIAITSAKSFKALVQAEPVVAMLSYSTYGSAKSELTEKVIEATKLAKEKAPDLKLDGELQADAAIVPEIGKSKAPGSDIAGKANVLIFPDLNCGNISYKLTQRLAKAEAYGPIIQGVAKPVNDLSRGCSAEDIVGVVAITCVQAQNA; encoded by the coding sequence ATGAATTTCTTAGAACAAATCATCAGCAGAGCAAAGCAGGATATCAAAACTATTGTACTTCCAGAAAGTAATGACATTAGAACATTAAAGGCTGCAGCAATGATTCAAGAACAGGGTATTGCTAATATTATTTTAGTGGGAAAAGAAGAGGAAATACAGAAGCTTGGCGCAGGACTTGATATATCAAAGGCTAAAATTGTTGACCAGACTAATTTCGAAAAAATGGACGAGTATGTAAATACTTTATATGAGTTGAGAAAAGCAAAAGGCATGACAATTGAACAGGCTAGAGCAATATTATTAGAAAATCCATTATATTTTGGAATTATGATGGTAAAAGTTGGCGATGCAGATGGAATGGTTGCTGGTGCTATCAATTCTACTGCAAATACATTGAGACCAGCACTACAGATATTAAAGACAGCACCAGGATCAAAATTGGTTTCTGCGTTTTTTGTTATGGTTGTGCCTGATTGTGAATACGGAGAAAATGGTGTGTTTGTATATGGAGACAGCGGACTTGTAGAAAATCCAAATGCAGAAGAACTTTCAGAAATTGCAATAACCTCTGCAAAATCCTTTAAGGCTCTTGTACAGGCTGAACCAGTTGTTGCAATGCTTTCATATTCAACATATGGCAGTGCAAAGAGTGAATTAACTGAAAAGGTTATAGAAGCTACAAAGCTTGCAAAAGAAAAGGCTCCTGACCTTAAGCTTGATGGAGAACTTCAAGCTGACGCAGCGATAGTTCCTGAAATTGGAAAGTCAAAGGCTCCTGGAAGTGATATTGCTGGAAAAGCTAATGTACTTATATTCCCCGATCTTAATTGTGGTAATATTTCATATAAGCTTACTCAAAGACTAGCAAAAGCAGAGGCATATGGCCCTATTATTCAAGGAGTTGCAAAGCCAGTAAATGACCTTTCAAGAGGCTGTAGTGCTGAAGATATAGTTGGTGTTGTTGCAATAACTTGTGTACAGGCTCAAAATGCGTAG
- a CDS encoding glutamine--tRNA ligase/YqeY domain fusion protein has product MSEETKNDISNEEYVSSNFIYDLIDEDLAAGRVPNNEIHTRFPPEPNGYLHIGHAKAICIDFGTALKYGGKCNLRFDDTNPSKEDVEYVESIQEDVKWLGFNWDNLFYASDYFETMYECAVKLIKKGLAFVCDLTAEEMREYRGTLTSPGKNSPYRDRSIEENLDLFERMRKGEFADGSKVLRAKIDMSSPNINMRDPVIYRIARAHHHRTGDKWCIYPMYDYAHPIEDIIEGITHSLCSLEFEDHRPLYDWVKENVDLPAKPRQIEFARLNLAYTQMSKRKLLQLVNENYVSGWDDPRMPTISGLRRRGYTPASIRTFCEKIGVAKNNSMVDYALLEHCIREDLNANAPRVMAVLNPLKVVIENYPEGQVEWFDVENNPECPEMGTRKVPFSREIYIEQEDFMENPPKKFFRLAPGTEVRLKNTYFIKCERVIKDEATGKILELRCSYDPASKGGNSPDGRKVKGTLHWVSVEHAVKAEVRLYDHLFTKIDPEDVEEGHDFRSNINPNSLEILENCMVEPSLINSKPGDRFQFLRMGYFCADITSSENKLIFNRTVGLKDTWAKVAVKG; this is encoded by the coding sequence ATGTCTGAAGAAACTAAAAATGATATTTCTAATGAAGAATATGTTTCATCTAATTTTATTTATGATTTAATTGATGAGGATTTAGCAGCGGGAAGAGTTCCAAATAATGAAATTCATACAAGATTTCCACCTGAACCAAATGGATATCTTCATATTGGTCATGCCAAAGCAATATGCATTGATTTTGGTACTGCCTTAAAATATGGCGGAAAATGCAATCTTCGTTTTGATGATACAAATCCAAGCAAGGAAGATGTTGAGTATGTTGAATCAATACAGGAAGATGTAAAATGGCTAGGCTTTAATTGGGATAACCTCTTTTATGCTTCTGATTACTTTGAAACCATGTACGAATGTGCAGTAAAGCTGATAAAAAAAGGATTAGCATTTGTATGTGATTTAACTGCTGAAGAAATGAGAGAATATAGAGGAACTTTGACCTCCCCTGGTAAAAATAGCCCTTACAGAGACAGATCTATTGAAGAAAACCTTGACTTATTCGAGAGAATGAGAAAGGGTGAATTTGCTGATGGTTCAAAGGTATTAAGAGCAAAAATAGATATGTCTTCTCCTAATATCAACATGAGAGACCCCGTTATATATAGAATTGCAAGAGCACATCATCATAGAACTGGTGATAAATGGTGCATTTATCCAATGTATGATTATGCACATCCAATAGAAGATATAATTGAAGGTATTACCCACTCACTATGTTCATTGGAGTTTGAGGATCATAGACCTCTATATGACTGGGTAAAAGAAAATGTTGATTTGCCTGCAAAACCAAGGCAGATAGAGTTTGCACGCTTAAACCTTGCTTATACTCAAATGAGTAAACGTAAGCTGTTACAGTTGGTTAACGAAAATTATGTAAGCGGTTGGGATGATCCAAGAATGCCTACTATTTCTGGTTTAAGAAGACGTGGCTACACTCCAGCTTCAATAAGAACCTTCTGTGAAAAAATTGGTGTTGCAAAAAATAATAGCATGGTTGATTATGCTTTACTTGAACACTGCATAAGAGAAGATTTGAATGCAAACGCTCCAAGAGTTATGGCAGTATTAAATCCTCTTAAGGTTGTTATAGAAAACTACCCTGAAGGTCAGGTTGAGTGGTTTGATGTTGAAAACAATCCTGAGTGTCCTGAAATGGGAACAAGAAAAGTTCCTTTCTCAAGAGAAATTTACATTGAACAGGAAGACTTTATGGAAAATCCACCAAAAAAATTCTTCCGTTTAGCACCAGGAACAGAAGTACGTTTAAAAAATACTTATTTCATTAAATGTGAACGTGTGATTAAAGATGAAGCAACAGGAAAAATCCTTGAACTTAGATGCTCCTATGACCCTGCTTCAAAGGGTGGAAACTCACCTGACGGCAGAAAGGTAAAGGGTACTTTGCATTGGGTATCAGTAGAACATGCTGTAAAAGCAGAGGTACGCTTGTACGATCACTTGTTTACAAAAATTGACCCAGAGGATGTTGAAGAAGGACATGATTTTAGATCCAATATAAATCCTAACTCACTAGAGATACTTGAAAACTGTATGGTAGAGCCAAGCTTGATTAATTCAAAGCCAGGTGATCGATTCCAGTTCCTAAGAATGGGTTATTTTTGTGCAGATATAACCTCAAGTGAGAACAAACTCATATTCAATCGTACAGTTGGATTAAAAGATACTTGGGCAAAGGTTGCTGTTAAAGGCTAA
- a CDS encoding acetate/propionate family kinase, whose translation MKILVINAGSSSLKYQLIDMTNETVLAKGLCDRIGIDNSFIKQTRGSEDAVEIKKVLKNHKDAIEAVISALVDEKIGVIKNMSEISAVGHRVVHGGEKFNSSAVIDETVMEAIRECIDIAPLHNPPNIIGIEACQAIMPNVPMVAVFDTTFHSSMPEEAYIYALPYEMYEKYKIRRYGFHGTSHKFVAERAAELLGKPLNELKIITCHLGNGSSICAVNKGKSVDTSMGFTPLQGVAMGTRSGTIDPEVVTFLMEKEDLTIKGVSNLLNKKSGVLGVSGVSSDFRDVQVASKEGNKRAKLALDIFCYDCKKYIGAYIAIMNGVDAIVFTAGVGENDFNIRERIANDLDFFGIKIDEEKNKIRGQEIDISAEDAKVRTLVIPTNEELAIAREVLRMLK comes from the coding sequence ATGAAGATATTAGTTATTAATGCAGGAAGTTCCTCATTAAAGTATCAGTTAATTGATATGACAAATGAAACAGTTTTAGCGAAGGGCTTATGTGATAGAATAGGTATTGACAACTCTTTTATTAAGCAAACACGAGGTTCAGAAGATGCTGTTGAAATTAAAAAGGTGTTAAAGAACCACAAGGATGCAATTGAGGCCGTTATTAGTGCACTTGTTGATGAAAAAATTGGCGTTATTAAAAACATGTCTGAAATTTCAGCAGTAGGACATCGTGTAGTTCATGGCGGTGAGAAATTTAACAGTTCAGCGGTAATTGATGAAACCGTTATGGAGGCTATTAGAGAGTGTATTGACATAGCTCCACTTCACAATCCACCAAATATTATTGGTATTGAAGCTTGTCAAGCAATTATGCCAAATGTACCAATGGTAGCAGTTTTTGATACAACCTTCCACAGTTCAATGCCAGAAGAAGCATACATTTATGCTTTACCTTATGAGATGTATGAAAAATACAAAATAAGAAGATATGGTTTCCACGGAACATCACATAAATTTGTTGCAGAAAGAGCAGCTGAATTATTAGGAAAGCCTCTTAATGAATTAAAGATAATTACTTGCCATCTTGGTAATGGCTCAAGTATATGTGCTGTAAACAAAGGAAAATCTGTTGATACATCTATGGGATTTACTCCTTTGCAGGGTGTTGCAATGGGTACAAGAAGTGGTACAATTGACCCTGAAGTTGTTACTTTCCTTATGGAGAAGGAAGACCTTACTATAAAAGGAGTTAGCAACTTGTTAAACAAGAAGTCAGGTGTTCTTGGAGTATCAGGAGTAAGCAGTGACTTTAGAGATGTACAAGTTGCTTCAAAGGAAGGTAATAAAAGAGCAAAGCTTGCTTTGGATATTTTCTGTTATGATTGTAAAAAATACATTGGAGCTTACATCGCTATAATGAATGGTGTTGATGCAATTGTATTTACAGCAGGAGTAGGAGAAAATGATTTTAACATCAGAGAAAGAATAGCTAATGATTTGGACTTCTTTGGAATTAAAATTGACGAAGAGAAAAACAAAATAAGAGGTCAGGAAATTGACATTAGCGCTGAAGATGCAAAGGTTAGAACACTAGTTATTCCGACTAATGAAGAACTTGCTATTGCAAGAGAAGTGCTTAGAATGTTAAAATAA
- a CDS encoding toll/interleukin-1 receptor domain-containing protein — translation MEKAEAIRKLSDILWQIETIYNLSTKSSEFIKWKTSTQTALKYIFGDNSSHIEDFIKIRYLPSIATINTDYTKYYNQGLDKAKAILESFLDEIKEYWKEDSLDNQSKIKDSNFVNENSIFLAYSYRPEDDEFVAGFKSFLEHNGYNVVDGKADRLGSISKAILDKISKAKYAVIIMTKRDKKENGKYTTAAWLLEEKGAALALGKNVAMFVEEGIDENDIGGLQGDSQRFHFTRNNFMSKAMEFIKCI, via the coding sequence ATGGAAAAAGCTGAGGCAATACGAAAATTATCTGATATTTTATGGCAAATTGAAACAATTTATAATTTAAGTACTAAATCATCTGAATTTATTAAATGGAAGACATCAACTCAAACAGCTTTAAAATATATTTTTGGTGACAATTCTTCACACATTGAAGACTTTATTAAAATTAGATATTTACCAAGTATTGCTACGATAAATACAGATTATACTAAGTATTATAACCAAGGTTTAGATAAAGCAAAAGCAATATTAGAATCTTTTCTTGATGAGATTAAAGAATATTGGAAAGAAGATTCTCTTGATAATCAATCAAAAATAAAAGATAGTAATTTTGTAAATGAGAACTCTATTTTTTTAGCTTATAGCTATAGACCTGAAGATGATGAGTTTGTTGCTGGTTTTAAATCTTTTTTGGAACATAACGGGTATAATGTTGTAGATGGTAAAGCTGACAGACTTGGTTCTATTTCTAAAGCCATTCTTGATAAAATTTCAAAAGCAAAATATGCTGTTATAATAATGACTAAACGAGATAAAAAGGAAAATGGAAAATATACTACAGCTGCTTGGTTGCTAGAAGAAAAGGGTGCTGCATTGGCTTTGGGTAAAAATGTTGCAATGTTTGTTGAAGAAGGTATAGATGAAAATGATATTGGTGGATTGCAAGGTGATTCTCAAAGATTCCACTTTACCAGAAATAATTTCATGTCTAAAGCAATGGAGTTTATAAAGTGTATATAA
- a CDS encoding cofactor-independent phosphoglycerate mutase, producing MKYIVILGDGMADYPIPELDNKTPLQYAKKPNIDMLAKKGTVGLVKTIPDGIAPGSDAANLSVMGYNPKVYYTGRSPLEAVSMGIELSPTDIALRCNLVYLSEAEEEYSDKTMIDYSSDEISTAEAKILIEAVNNALKSESITFYPGISYRHCMVWSNGKTDLGCTPPHDILEKKIAQYLPKEESGLLLDMMIKSYNILKDHPVNLARKERGLRPANSIWLWGEGKKPALASFPEKYNKTGAMISAVDLLKGIGLCAGLESIDVEGATGNVHTNFIGKANAAIEAIDSGKDFVYVHVEAPDESGHRYEIDNKVKSIELIDSQVVGPILEAMKKYDEYKIMVLPDHPTPLSLRTHTAEPIPFIIYDSTNEIDSAASSYDEFEAKKSNIFIDEGYKLMDLFIKGFLD from the coding sequence ATGAAATATATTGTAATTTTGGGAGATGGTATGGCTGATTATCCTATACCAGAATTGGATAATAAGACCCCTCTTCAATATGCAAAGAAGCCAAACATAGATATGCTTGCTAAAAAAGGAACTGTAGGTCTTGTAAAAACTATTCCTGATGGAATAGCCCCAGGAAGCGATGCTGCAAATCTTTCTGTTATGGGTTACAATCCAAAGGTCTATTATACAGGGCGTTCACCGTTAGAGGCTGTAAGCATGGGTATTGAGTTATCTCCAACAGATATAGCTCTCAGATGTAATCTGGTTTATCTTTCTGAAGCCGAAGAAGAATATTCAGATAAAACTATGATTGATTATAGCTCTGATGAAATTTCTACTGCTGAGGCAAAAATCTTGATTGAAGCAGTGAATAACGCATTAAAAAGCGAAAGCATTACTTTTTATCCAGGAATAAGCTACAGGCATTGTATGGTTTGGAGCAATGGTAAAACAGATCTGGGGTGTACTCCTCCCCATGATATTTTGGAGAAAAAAATTGCACAATATCTACCAAAAGAGGAATCTGGCCTTTTACTAGATATGATGATTAAAAGCTATAATATTCTGAAAGATCATCCGGTAAACCTTGCCAGAAAGGAACGAGGACTCAGGCCTGCTAACTCCATATGGCTTTGGGGTGAAGGTAAAAAGCCAGCTTTAGCTTCTTTTCCCGAGAAATATAATAAAACTGGTGCAATGATATCAGCTGTTGACCTTTTAAAGGGTATAGGGCTTTGTGCAGGCCTTGAATCTATTGATGTTGAGGGTGCTACCGGTAATGTTCATACTAATTTTATTGGCAAAGCAAATGCTGCAATTGAAGCAATTGACAGCGGAAAGGACTTTGTTTATGTACATGTTGAAGCCCCTGACGAAAGTGGTCACAGATATGAGATAGATAATAAGGTTAAATCCATTGAATTAATAGATTCTCAAGTGGTTGGTCCAATTTTAGAGGCAATGAAGAAATATGATGAATATAAGATAATGGTGCTGCCTGATCATCCTACACCACTAAGCTTGCGTACACATACGGCTGAACCAATCCCATTCATCATATATGATAGCACTAATGAGATTGATTCTGCAGCTTCTAGCTATGATGAGTTTGAGGCAAAAAAGTCAAACATATTTATAGATGAAGGTTACAAGCTAATGGATTTGTTTATTAAAGGTTTTTTGGATTAA
- the rpmF gene encoding 50S ribosomal protein L32, with protein MANPRNRFSKARTGKRRSQWKLASPTLVSCPQCHTYKLPHRVCVECGYYDGKQVVKVEAK; from the coding sequence ATGGCAAACCCAAGGAATAGATTTTCCAAAGCTAGGACAGGTAAAAGAAGATCCCAGTGGAAACTGGCGTCTCCAACTTTAGTAAGCTGCCCACAGTGTCATACTTATAAGCTGCCTCACAGGGTATGTGTTGAATGTGGTTATTATGATGGCAAGCAGGTAGTTAAAGTAGAAGCTAAATAA
- a CDS encoding YceD family protein: MRVNVSDIVKTEGAGIDVNYSGDLPGLHEFDNSVEFKPSFDFTGRIVNFGGLLKLSGKLHFEFVADCIRCLKPVETAMDIEVNEVFGEVFDPDEVDAYIYEGNVVDIEKPLIDNIILALPTKIICSEDCKGLCKNCGANLNFKNCNCDESEIVDSRMEILKDFFK; this comes from the coding sequence ATGAGAGTAAATGTATCTGATATTGTTAAAACTGAAGGTGCAGGTATAGATGTCAATTATTCCGGCGATTTACCTGGATTGCATGAGTTTGATAATTCAGTAGAATTTAAGCCTTCTTTTGATTTTACAGGTCGCATTGTTAATTTTGGCGGTCTGTTAAAGTTGAGTGGTAAACTTCATTTTGAGTTTGTTGCAGATTGCATTAGATGTCTGAAACCTGTTGAAACAGCCATGGACATAGAGGTAAATGAAGTCTTCGGTGAGGTTTTTGATCCTGATGAAGTCGATGCATATATATATGAAGGTAATGTTGTAGACATTGAAAAACCACTTATTGACAACATAATACTTGCCTTGCCTACTAAAATTATTTGCAGCGAAGACTGTAAAGGCTTATGCAAGAATTGTGGTGCTAATTTAAATTTTAAAAATTGTAATTGTGATGAAAGCGAAATAGTAGATTCAAGAATGGAAATTCTTAAAGACTTTTTCAAATAG